One Alteromonas sp. KC3 DNA segment encodes these proteins:
- a CDS encoding DUF2252 family protein: MREHILASEIARVDGTPPLSSTGKHAKMATSPFVFYRGTAQLFYADLRNGVITQPSELDKIPLTSVVGDCHAANFGFLTEEGSHGDTVIFAPNDFDDACVGRSYWDILRFMTSLHLVYEHCKTPSENISHVDEDVRLKPVINTADVLRAQSAFLDQYVDTCRRVLLAPSVIREAQDTRPDKTPSKLAKLFDKAVARSASGSAFTSKSALARAVQLNDGTLAFRENRSKFTPLSPDSYKNLYAAFAPYMDDNVVDIVQRINAGTGSVNLARYYFLVGPTKPHNETHFASCHIVEVKQQRDAAPLHYFPSLNPVNRLNAAHLTARSQRRMQRNPDLILDEARFEDAHYLIRSRHHAKVGIDPEDIATGKKAVAGGFVYFAELCGYTLALAHCRGDRRSTRFAAASVNYLDRNKNSLVSSANIYANQVIEDYNWFVDAIKSK; encoded by the coding sequence ATGCGTGAACATATTTTAGCATCAGAAATAGCGAGAGTTGACGGTACACCACCGCTTTCCTCAACAGGTAAGCACGCCAAAATGGCAACGAGCCCTTTTGTATTTTATCGCGGTACGGCTCAATTATTTTACGCCGACTTAAGAAATGGCGTCATCACGCAACCTAGTGAACTGGATAAAATTCCTTTAACCAGTGTTGTTGGCGATTGCCATGCTGCTAACTTCGGCTTTCTTACTGAAGAAGGCTCTCACGGTGATACAGTAATTTTCGCTCCTAACGATTTTGACGATGCCTGTGTAGGACGCAGTTACTGGGATATCCTACGTTTTATGACGTCGCTACATCTAGTGTACGAGCATTGCAAAACGCCAAGCGAGAACATTAGTCACGTAGATGAGGACGTGCGTTTGAAGCCTGTGATCAACACCGCTGATGTGTTACGAGCACAGTCTGCATTTTTAGACCAATATGTAGACACTTGTCGTCGAGTACTATTAGCACCATCAGTTATCAGAGAAGCGCAGGATACTCGTCCCGATAAAACGCCAAGCAAACTAGCTAAACTTTTTGACAAAGCCGTTGCGCGCAGTGCAAGCGGTTCAGCTTTTACTTCCAAGAGTGCTCTGGCAAGAGCAGTCCAGCTTAATGATGGTACGCTAGCGTTTAGAGAAAATAGAAGCAAATTTACGCCCCTCTCGCCTGATAGCTACAAAAACCTCTATGCTGCGTTTGCGCCCTACATGGATGACAACGTTGTCGACATCGTTCAACGCATCAATGCGGGTACTGGCTCGGTTAATTTAGCGCGTTACTACTTTCTAGTTGGGCCAACAAAGCCACACAACGAAACTCACTTTGCTTCTTGCCATATTGTTGAGGTGAAACAACAACGTGACGCGGCTCCCTTGCACTATTTTCCATCGCTTAACCCAGTAAATAGACTTAATGCAGCGCACCTCACCGCCCGCAGTCAGCGACGCATGCAGCGAAATCCTGACCTTATCTTGGATGAAGCTCGCTTTGAGGATGCACACTACCTTATTCGTTCTCGCCATCATGCGAAAGTGGGGATTGACCCAGAAGATATTGCGACAGGAAAAAAAGCCGTCGCTGGAGGCTTTGTTTATTTCGCTGAACTTTGTGGTTATACACTTGCACTGGCTCATTGCCGTGGCGACAGAAGAAGTACGCGATTCGCAGCGGCATCCGTTAACTATCTAGATAGAAACAAAAACAGCTTAGTAAGCAGCGCAAACATCTATGCAAACCAAGTTATTGAGGATTACAACTGGTTTGTCGACGCAATTAAGTCTAAGTAG
- a CDS encoding ExeM/NucH family extracellular endonuclease, producing the protein MTNVKGIFTLLATTLLASLLINTSDARDITSTASEDKKLPPGLTCNNSQAYVTSINKIQGTGNRSSEVGNQHIVDAIVTAQRENGFFIQQAESTIDNDATTSEGLFVIAPLKVPIGHRVMVKGVVNELSGMTTLMSSVDDVIDCGTGISIKPIFLDMPLTLDLETVEGMKVKIKSATVVNTNNLWRFGELAVSNTLKRQPSDTAIPLSEAYLAAKQQSADNIIIIEDNSDAKHPSSLSFYPAFSYDNPIRIGDSLDVVGTVNEANGSFRINPIEPIKINSTREALPTIERGNLSVATFNVLNYFNGERDQEGNVNFNYDGNRGAKDYSAFLLQQARIVNAIIALNADVIGLMEVENDGFAADSAIASLTHEINAQLDGDKHYRFISTTDGTPVGTDAITVGLLYRESVVLPSGTAQVIPMPEQQINATKFARMRPTLLQSFTHIDSNIDFVVAVNHFKSKGSKCAEDLSSQVSQQDIIQGSCNALRNSAAVTLGEAMRDSTLPLRQIIMGDFNAYSAEDPIAVLTDYSSETRGYPIKTATNTHLNSGKAVAINKAYHFINLADRYDKNGFSYWFYGSEQVGSLDHVLVSSSMAKHAIDATHWNINSVEAYQLQYNQALRYFSNEKGYAFSEVGPYRSSDHDPFIATFHLSSNNN; encoded by the coding sequence ATGACAAACGTGAAAGGTATTTTTACGCTTTTAGCGACAACTTTGCTCGCTAGCCTTCTAATAAACACCAGCGATGCTAGAGATATCACAAGCACTGCCAGCGAAGATAAGAAATTGCCACCAGGCTTAACGTGTAACAACAGTCAAGCTTATGTAACGTCAATTAACAAAATTCAAGGAACCGGCAATCGCTCATCCGAGGTTGGCAATCAACATATCGTCGATGCAATTGTTACTGCACAACGTGAGAATGGCTTTTTCATTCAGCAAGCAGAAAGTACCATTGATAATGACGCAACGACCTCCGAAGGGTTATTTGTCATTGCCCCACTTAAAGTTCCCATTGGTCATCGAGTCATGGTTAAGGGAGTGGTAAATGAACTAAGCGGTATGACTACGCTTATGTCGAGTGTAGATGATGTCATAGACTGCGGCACTGGCATTTCCATTAAACCTATCTTTTTGGATATGCCTTTGACCCTCGATTTGGAGACGGTCGAGGGCATGAAAGTCAAAATCAAGAGTGCAACTGTGGTGAATACTAATAACTTATGGCGCTTTGGTGAGCTTGCTGTGAGTAACACTCTCAAACGACAGCCCTCTGATACAGCCATTCCACTCAGTGAAGCTTATCTCGCGGCAAAACAACAGTCTGCTGACAATATAATTATCATTGAAGACAACAGCGATGCTAAGCACCCTAGCTCTTTAAGTTTCTATCCGGCATTTAGTTATGATAATCCAATTCGTATTGGTGATTCCCTCGACGTTGTTGGGACAGTAAACGAAGCTAACGGAAGTTTTCGAATAAATCCGATTGAACCAATTAAAATTAACTCAACGCGAGAAGCGCTGCCAACTATTGAGCGGGGCAACCTATCGGTGGCAACATTCAATGTACTGAATTATTTTAACGGTGAACGAGACCAAGAGGGCAATGTTAATTTCAATTATGACGGCAATCGTGGTGCGAAAGACTATAGTGCGTTTCTATTACAACAAGCCCGAATCGTAAACGCCATCATTGCATTGAACGCTGATGTAATAGGGTTGATGGAAGTTGAAAATGATGGATTTGCAGCCGATAGTGCTATTGCCTCACTGACCCATGAAATTAACGCACAACTAGATGGCGACAAACACTATCGATTTATTAGTACAACTGACGGAACACCTGTTGGTACGGATGCAATAACCGTGGGGCTACTTTATAGAGAATCAGTGGTACTGCCTTCGGGGACGGCCCAAGTGATACCCATGCCAGAACAGCAGATTAATGCTACAAAGTTCGCGCGCATGCGCCCCACTCTCCTTCAAAGCTTTACACACATTGATTCGAACATTGATTTTGTCGTTGCGGTAAATCACTTTAAGTCGAAAGGGTCAAAGTGCGCCGAAGATTTATCTTCGCAGGTTTCTCAGCAAGATATTATTCAAGGTAGCTGCAATGCACTGCGTAATTCAGCCGCAGTTACTTTAGGCGAAGCAATGAGAGATAGTACTCTGCCCTTGCGGCAGATAATAATGGGCGATTTCAATGCTTATAGCGCTGAGGATCCAATTGCAGTGCTGACTGACTATTCTAGCGAAACTCGCGGGTATCCAATAAAAACCGCTACAAATACGCACTTAAATTCAGGTAAAGCAGTAGCTATTAACAAGGCTTACCACTTTATTAATCTCGCTGATAGGTATGATAAAAATGGGTTCTCTTATTGGTTTTATGGTTCAGAGCAAGTAGGCAGCCTTGATCACGTTCTTGTCAGTAGCTCAATGGCAAAACATGCTATAGATGCTACACATTGGAACATTAACTCGGTTGAAGCTTACCAGCTACAATACAACCAAGCGTTGCGTTATTTTAGTAACGAAAAAGGATACGCCTTTTCCGAGGTTGGCCCCTATAGAAGTTCAGATCATGACCCGTTCATAGCCACTTTTCATTTAAGTAGTAACAATAATTAA
- a CDS encoding response regulator, with translation MSQRIPSPTPREDLHVLVIDNQGLVHEVITSALHQIGIKHVRSAFNAFHAKRMCEERQFDFVLLAFNVSHDKDGFHLFEELKHLNHISDTTTVIFLSAETSPELVNCIVELQPDDFWVKPLQRNKIETRFEHLLQIRYKLHKMLYCMQTSDYSTAMYYAERQLKDMSLVEYHPRIKRLIGDCLLQLRDYETAENYFRELLQCMDHAWVHIGLTRALLRQDELEEAQLLVDDLLKRHDTRFPTYDLLAQYFIEKEQFDVAYEQMKEASRLAPRNIERNKRLWDLARLNHDKTGQLAAVQNMAKYAKNSIHDSPQLVLNVIRSTIDLATSLGGAEGEKFIKRAESELEELRVQKGIQGQLDSQMDVIKARVLCLKDDKRAAETLMKAQKVSIDGLSLEDSLDKMKAFHELGMREHCVKILDKLRMQIEGDTFTSQVVNEYLNQESIERSEIQFTTKELKHMATVNYKENRLLPAFNNLRQAFTLSPKDKQIALSLLKVVAQIHLADDLTDDQIECAQRAAKVLMQSTLSPTQTSKRDQYIKRIGIEVDESDVSDLVGVVAAKA, from the coding sequence ATGTCGCAAAGAATACCTAGTCCCACTCCACGGGAAGACCTTCATGTATTGGTTATTGATAACCAAGGATTAGTGCATGAAGTGATAACATCAGCATTACATCAAATTGGCATAAAGCACGTTCGCAGTGCATTTAATGCATTTCATGCAAAAAGAATGTGTGAAGAGCGTCAGTTTGACTTTGTACTTCTAGCGTTCAATGTCAGCCATGACAAAGATGGTTTTCATTTGTTTGAAGAACTCAAGCACCTCAATCACATTAGTGATACCACCACGGTTATTTTCTTAAGCGCTGAAACCTCGCCAGAACTGGTTAACTGTATTGTCGAATTGCAACCTGACGACTTCTGGGTTAAGCCTTTACAGCGAAACAAAATAGAAACGCGCTTTGAACACTTGCTTCAAATTCGATACAAGCTGCATAAAATGCTGTATTGCATGCAAACGTCTGACTATTCAACGGCAATGTACTATGCAGAACGACAACTAAAAGATATGTCGTTAGTAGAATATCATCCTCGCATAAAGCGTCTTATTGGCGACTGTTTACTGCAGTTACGAGACTACGAAACGGCAGAAAACTATTTTCGCGAGTTGCTACAATGCATGGACCACGCGTGGGTTCATATAGGTTTAACTAGAGCGTTGCTAAGGCAAGACGAGCTTGAGGAAGCGCAGCTACTCGTTGATGATTTGCTAAAGCGACATGATACGCGTTTTCCTACTTACGATTTGCTTGCACAATATTTTATTGAAAAAGAGCAGTTTGACGTGGCCTATGAGCAAATGAAAGAAGCGAGTAGGTTAGCGCCGCGTAACATAGAGCGAAACAAGCGTTTATGGGATTTGGCGCGCCTGAATCACGACAAAACAGGGCAATTAGCCGCCGTCCAAAATATGGCAAAATACGCCAAAAATTCTATACATGATTCTCCCCAATTGGTACTCAATGTTATTCGTTCAACGATAGATCTGGCGACGAGTTTAGGTGGCGCCGAAGGCGAGAAGTTTATTAAACGCGCCGAGTCGGAGCTTGAAGAACTGCGTGTGCAGAAGGGTATTCAAGGCCAGTTAGATAGCCAAATGGATGTCATAAAAGCAAGAGTGCTTTGCTTGAAGGATGATAAACGGGCAGCAGAAACGCTAATGAAAGCGCAGAAGGTGTCCATAGATGGTTTGTCATTAGAAGACAGCTTAGACAAAATGAAAGCATTTCACGAGCTTGGGATGCGTGAGCACTGCGTTAAAATTCTAGATAAACTTAGGATGCAAATTGAAGGTGATACGTTCACTTCTCAGGTGGTTAATGAGTACCTGAATCAAGAGTCAATTGAGCGTAGTGAGATTCAATTCACAACAAAAGAATTGAAGCATATGGCAACGGTAAATTACAAAGAAAACCGCTTGCTGCCCGCTTTTAATAACCTGCGTCAAGCATTCACATTGTCTCCAAAAGATAAGCAAATAGCGCTTAGCCTATTGAAAGTCGTAGCCCAAATACATCTAGCTGATGATCTAACCGATGATCAAATAGAATGCGCTCAACGCGCTGCAAAGGTATTGATGCAAAGTACTTTATCACCTACTCAAACGAGCAAGCGCGACCAGTATATTAAACGAATTGGCATTGAAGTAGATGAATCTGACGTGTCTGACTTAGTGGGTGTGGTCGCCGCAAAAGCGTAA
- a CDS encoding 2OG-Fe(II) oxygenase, with translation MNRDLLALHQPLHVFDEALFESVVTDLVEKGFSIQENGLPQFVVDALITCQNTLNSREYKTAGIGRADDFQHAKSVRGDQICWITGSSEEGALWLSWCEAMQQYVNRSLFMGLFSFESHFACYEPGKFYKRHVDAFRGQSNRVLSLVAYLNDEWQQSEGGELVLYRDELDDEGISILPKKGTFVVFLSEQFPHEVLPATRARHSVAGWFRVNGSVNDHIDPPK, from the coding sequence ATGAATCGAGACCTCTTAGCTTTACATCAACCGCTGCATGTTTTTGACGAAGCATTATTTGAAAGTGTTGTGACTGATTTGGTAGAAAAAGGGTTTTCTATTCAAGAGAATGGCTTGCCTCAGTTCGTCGTCGACGCACTTATCACGTGCCAGAACACGCTGAATAGCCGTGAATATAAAACCGCAGGCATAGGAAGGGCTGACGATTTTCAACACGCTAAATCGGTTAGAGGAGATCAGATATGCTGGATTACTGGTTCATCTGAAGAAGGTGCATTGTGGCTTTCTTGGTGTGAAGCTATGCAACAGTACGTAAATCGCTCTCTTTTTATGGGGTTGTTTTCTTTTGAAAGTCACTTTGCATGTTACGAACCAGGTAAATTTTACAAACGCCATGTAGATGCGTTCAGAGGACAAAGTAATCGTGTTCTTTCTTTAGTTGCCTATTTAAATGACGAGTGGCAGCAATCTGAAGGGGGAGAACTCGTTTTATATCGTGATGAACTTGATGATGAGGGTATTTCAATACTGCCTAAAAAAGGGACGTTCGTGGTTTTTCTTAGTGAACAGTTTCCCCATGAAGTGCTTCCTGCAACGCGCGCTCGTCACTCAGTTGCAGGATGGTTTAGGGTCAACGGCAGTGTGAACGATCATATCGATCCCCCTAAGTAA
- a CDS encoding bifunctional GNAT family N-acetyltransferase/carbon-nitrogen hydrolase family protein — translation MSQDQTQIEETEHHLDLRNLRLDDYSDVKALMDEVYVNVGGAWPYTNYKAQVTTFPDGQICIEDKGKVVAFAISVIVDYDQFGDKHSYDEITGDAYLTTHDPNGDVLYGVEVIVSPEYRGLRLGRRLYEARKELCRNLNLKSIMAGGRIPNYKNYAEEISPYEYIEQVKSKDIYDPILTFQLSNGFEVKQVMSAYLPEDEASKGYATLLQWHNIYYEPGTPSLIASRKSSARIGCIQWQMRYFNNVEELLQQVEYFVDALSDYSCDVALFPEFFNAPLMGLSPSDSSIDAIWHLATYTDEILTSISHLAVSYNITIIAGSMPVVEGEELFNVSYICNRDGTIESQYKLHPTPHEKEDWIMKGGNSLKVFDTDFGKIGVLICYDVEFPELARVLSDQEMQILFVPFWTDTKNGYLRVRRCAQARAIENECYVAIAGSVGNLPKVDNVDIQYGQTAVFSPSDFAFPHDAIVSETTPNTEMTLIVDLDLDKLTKLQNEGSVRNYLDRRRDLYRVEWLGDS, via the coding sequence ATGAGCCAAGATCAGACACAGATAGAAGAAACCGAACACCATTTAGATTTGAGAAACCTTCGCTTAGACGATTACAGCGACGTAAAAGCATTGATGGACGAAGTTTACGTGAATGTAGGGGGCGCATGGCCATATACCAACTACAAAGCACAAGTGACTACATTCCCCGATGGCCAGATATGTATTGAAGATAAAGGCAAGGTCGTTGCTTTTGCTATCTCAGTAATTGTTGATTATGACCAATTTGGTGACAAACATTCTTATGATGAAATTACAGGTGATGCATATCTCACGACTCATGATCCAAATGGCGATGTTTTGTACGGTGTTGAAGTTATTGTCTCGCCAGAATATCGTGGACTTAGGCTAGGACGTCGTCTTTACGAAGCGCGCAAAGAACTGTGTCGTAATTTGAATCTAAAATCAATTATGGCTGGCGGACGTATTCCCAACTACAAAAATTATGCCGAAGAAATATCGCCATACGAGTATATTGAGCAAGTAAAATCTAAAGATATATACGACCCTATCTTAACGTTCCAACTCTCTAATGGATTTGAGGTGAAGCAGGTCATGTCGGCCTATTTACCAGAAGATGAAGCTTCAAAAGGCTACGCAACGTTGCTTCAGTGGCACAATATCTATTATGAGCCCGGTACCCCTTCGCTTATTGCCAGTCGCAAATCGAGTGCTCGCATTGGCTGTATTCAGTGGCAAATGCGTTACTTCAACAACGTAGAAGAGCTACTTCAACAGGTGGAATACTTTGTAGATGCACTTTCAGATTATTCGTGTGATGTAGCACTTTTTCCTGAGTTTTTTAATGCTCCCTTGATGGGGTTGAGCCCGTCTGACTCATCAATCGACGCAATTTGGCATCTGGCCACTTATACCGATGAAATTCTTACTTCGATATCGCACCTAGCCGTGTCATACAATATCACCATTATCGCAGGTTCAATGCCTGTCGTTGAAGGGGAAGAACTGTTTAACGTCAGTTATATATGCAACAGAGATGGCACCATTGAAAGCCAGTACAAGTTGCACCCTACCCCTCACGAGAAAGAAGATTGGATCATGAAAGGTGGTAACAGCTTAAAAGTCTTTGATACCGACTTCGGAAAAATTGGTGTGCTAATTTGCTACGATGTTGAGTTTCCTGAACTTGCACGCGTGCTGTCTGACCAAGAGATGCAAATACTTTTCGTACCGTTTTGGACTGACACCAAAAATGGTTACTTACGTGTTCGACGCTGCGCGCAGGCGCGTGCCATCGAGAACGAATGCTATGTCGCCATTGCCGGAAGTGTCGGCAATCTTCCCAAAGTAGACAATGTCGATATTCAGTACGGCCAAACAGCCGTTTTCTCGCCAAGTGATTTTGCGTTTCCACATGATGCCATCGTGTCTGAAACCACGCCAAATACGGAAATGACACTCATTGTCGATTTAGACTTAGACAAGCTCACAAAATTGCAAAATGAAGGTTCGGTAAGAAATTACCTGGACCGTAGAAGAGACTTATATCGCGTAGAATGGCTAGGAGATAGCTAG
- the rluF gene encoding 23S rRNA pseudouridine(2604) synthase RluF: MSENTLKRLNKYISDTGLCSRREADKLIEQNRVTINDKAPELGTKVGPDDKVKVDGKVIGAVAADKSDRVYIVYNKPIGITCTTERHVKGNIIDAIAHKSRIFPVGRLDKPSEGLIILTSDGDIVNKILRAENAHDKEYEVTVNQPISERFVKRMSRGVPILGTVTKPCVVKPTGKNKFTIILTQGLNRQIRRMCEFLGYEVTKLKRTRIMHLELSGLRPGQWRNLTEKELTTLQNAVRHSSKTA, translated from the coding sequence ATGAGTGAAAACACGCTCAAGCGTTTAAATAAATATATTAGTGATACAGGCCTTTGTTCTCGCCGAGAAGCTGACAAACTTATTGAGCAAAACCGCGTTACCATCAACGACAAAGCCCCTGAGCTTGGCACTAAAGTAGGCCCCGATGACAAAGTAAAAGTAGACGGGAAAGTTATCGGTGCAGTGGCCGCTGATAAATCGGACCGCGTTTACATTGTCTATAATAAGCCCATAGGAATTACATGCACTACCGAGCGTCATGTAAAAGGTAACATCATAGATGCTATTGCTCATAAATCCCGCATATTTCCAGTAGGTAGACTCGATAAGCCATCTGAAGGACTCATTATTCTCACTAGTGATGGTGATATCGTTAACAAGATACTTCGTGCAGAAAATGCTCATGACAAAGAATACGAAGTAACGGTCAATCAACCCATTAGTGAGAGGTTTGTTAAGCGCATGTCACGCGGTGTTCCCATTCTTGGTACAGTAACTAAACCGTGTGTGGTCAAACCTACAGGGAAAAACAAATTTACTATTATTTTGACTCAAGGTCTCAATAGACAAATACGCAGAATGTGTGAATTCTTGGGTTACGAAGTCACAAAACTAAAGCGCACGCGCATAATGCACTTAGAATTGAGTGGATTGCGGCCTGGCCAGTGGCGCAATCTAACGGAAAAAGAACTTACAACATTGCAAAATGCCGTTCGGCACTCCAGCAAAACCGCTTAG
- a CDS encoding MHYT domain-containing protein encodes MDHSYHSFSLSHYDANTEVLASYEITFVVISILIAVGASLVSFSLSARTAKADFKNERVFWSIASSCFLGFGIWAMHFVGMLAYRLPIEVTYDPTITVLSIVPAILGSLVVIAYHPKKQKKLWLNSILMGLAIGSMHYIGMMAMQMEAAMVYNGWLFLLSVVVAVVLSGISLHIHHNVMRRQLGIAKQLLPAIAMGCAIAGMHYTGMVSMHVFPISSTVYSDNPHHEDLAYLVVFMVAFFSIIFILLFELRARTLSSDRFTAVLNTVQEGVFTFDTDGRLEFVNPAALAMFGYSRAEVKDKRASELVSPNKDGLSTLLNEVIKATNSSEPRNSPIRIEGLKKDGTTFALSLLVNKLPGNHKAFVCTVKDLSDVRNQEVFAQTVFDTLPDMLFVKDAKDLSFTHVNDMGSKVLGIAKSKLVGLTDFDIFERDAAERIIASDLNILTQDKKESCDEHQFTINGEERYLQTKKVVINDANDEPRYILSLSEDVTELRRTQHKLESLNKRMSMAADAAHIGVWEWNLDTNELIWDDWMHRIYSIPKDEFEDNYSVWADTVHPDDFAAVRAKIDYAIKNHTEFHAQFRIRLTMDVVRHIRADGRIEGNKMFGINVDITEQVEAELRITELANHDTLTGLANRHALSSFVRQEFLRIERTFMKCVCLYFDLNKFKPINDLHGHNVGDEVLIEVARRLKKLCRVSDLAARVGGDEFVIIVTDVDAHFSLSELMNRAQNTIKQPIYTSIGFVNIGTSIGYASYPDEASNLDELIRIADERMFEYKGVSGAKVR; translated from the coding sequence GTGGACCATAGTTATCATTCATTTTCACTATCGCACTACGATGCCAATACAGAAGTACTGGCTTCTTACGAGATAACCTTTGTCGTCATCTCAATTTTGATTGCGGTAGGCGCCTCGCTCGTCTCCTTTTCACTGTCTGCGCGTACCGCAAAAGCAGACTTTAAAAATGAGCGCGTATTTTGGTCTATCGCCTCTTCCTGCTTTCTCGGTTTTGGTATTTGGGCAATGCATTTTGTAGGGATGCTCGCCTATCGGCTGCCTATTGAAGTAACCTACGATCCCACGATTACCGTTCTCTCTATTGTACCCGCTATTCTGGGTAGCCTGGTGGTAATTGCTTATCACCCCAAAAAACAAAAAAAGCTTTGGTTAAATAGTATTTTAATGGGCTTAGCTATAGGGAGTATGCACTATATCGGCATGATGGCTATGCAAATGGAAGCGGCTATGGTTTACAACGGCTGGCTCTTTCTTCTATCTGTCGTTGTGGCCGTAGTCTTATCTGGCATTTCTCTACATATACATCACAATGTTATGCGTAGGCAACTCGGTATTGCTAAACAGTTACTTCCAGCCATCGCGATGGGTTGTGCCATTGCTGGAATGCATTATACCGGTATGGTGTCCATGCATGTTTTTCCTATTTCCTCTACGGTGTACTCTGATAACCCTCATCATGAAGACCTCGCTTACCTCGTTGTATTTATGGTAGCGTTTTTCTCTATCATTTTTATTTTACTCTTTGAGTTACGAGCGAGAACACTGTCTTCTGACCGCTTTACAGCGGTACTTAACACCGTTCAAGAAGGCGTATTTACCTTTGATACTGATGGTCGACTTGAATTTGTTAACCCAGCCGCACTTGCAATGTTTGGATATAGCAGAGCCGAAGTAAAAGACAAGCGCGCGAGTGAACTTGTCAGCCCTAATAAAGATGGTCTATCGACTCTGCTCAATGAAGTAATCAAAGCGACAAACTCGAGTGAACCACGCAATTCTCCCATTCGCATAGAAGGCTTAAAGAAAGATGGGACCACATTTGCGCTATCTTTGTTGGTCAACAAATTGCCTGGTAACCACAAAGCGTTCGTCTGCACTGTAAAAGACCTTTCTGACGTGCGCAATCAGGAAGTGTTTGCTCAAACGGTTTTCGACACATTGCCAGATATGTTGTTCGTAAAAGATGCCAAAGATCTTTCATTTACCCACGTGAACGACATGGGTAGCAAAGTACTGGGAATTGCAAAATCAAAATTAGTTGGACTTACCGACTTTGACATTTTTGAACGCGATGCAGCAGAGAGAATTATCGCCTCTGATCTCAACATTTTGACCCAAGATAAGAAAGAAAGCTGTGATGAGCATCAGTTCACAATCAATGGTGAGGAGCGTTATTTACAAACTAAGAAAGTGGTTATAAACGATGCGAATGATGAACCTCGCTATATATTATCACTATCGGAAGACGTCACTGAGCTACGACGAACTCAACATAAACTAGAATCACTAAACAAGCGAATGTCCATGGCTGCCGATGCCGCGCACATTGGTGTGTGGGAATGGAATTTAGACACTAATGAGCTAATTTGGGATGACTGGATGCATAGGATATACAGTATCCCAAAAGATGAGTTTGAGGATAACTACTCAGTGTGGGCTGACACTGTGCACCCAGATGACTTTGCTGCTGTTCGAGCAAAAATAGACTATGCCATAAAAAATCACACAGAGTTTCATGCCCAATTTAGGATCAGGTTAACCATGGATGTGGTAAGGCATATTCGCGCTGACGGTCGCATAGAAGGCAATAAAATGTTTGGCATTAACGTCGACATTACTGAGCAAGTAGAAGCAGAGCTAAGAATTACCGAACTGGCTAATCACGATACCCTTACAGGCTTGGCAAACAGACATGCATTGTCATCTTTCGTAAGACAAGAGTTTCTGCGTATAGAACGCACATTCATGAAGTGTGTTTGTCTATACTTTGATTTGAATAAATTCAAACCTATTAACGACTTGCATGGTCACAATGTAGGTGATGAAGTATTAATTGAAGTTGCTCGACGACTGAAAAAGTTGTGCAGAGTATCTGACCTAGCAGCACGGGTTGGTGGTGATGAATTTGTTATTATCGTGACCGATGTAGATGCGCATTTTTCGCTTTCTGAGCTTATGAACAGAGCACAAAACACCATAAAGCAACCTATCTATACCAGTATCGGCTTCGTAAATATTGGCACAAGTATAGGCTATGCGTCCTACCCAGATGAAGCGTCAAACTTAGATGAGCTCATTCGAATAGCTGACGAAAGAATGTTTGAATATAAAGGCGTGTCAGGCGCAAAAGTTAGATAA
- the rpsO gene encoding 30S ribosomal protein S15, with protein sequence MSLTKAETAQIIAEYGVKEGDTGSPEVQVALLTHNINKLQGHFADHKKDHHSRRGLLRMVSQRRKLLDYLKGKNAQRYLDLIKRLGLRR encoded by the coding sequence ATGTCACTAACTAAAGCAGAAACCGCACAAATCATTGCTGAGTATGGCGTTAAAGAAGGCGACACTGGTTCACCAGAAGTTCAAGTTGCTTTGCTAACTCACAACATCAACAAGCTTCAAGGTCACTTTGCTGATCACAAGAAAGATCACCACTCACGTCGTGGTCTTCTACGTATGGTTAGCCAACGTCGTAAGCTTCTAGACTACCTTAAAGGCAAGAACGCTCAGCGTTACCTTGACCTTATCAAGCGTCTAGGTCTACGTCGCTAA